In Campylobacter sp. MIT 12-8780, the genomic window GTCTTGCTAGCTCGTTTGCCCAATACAAAGCTAAATAAAAATGGCTCGTTCTATTGTCATCTTCTTTTACCTTTCTTGAAGGTGCTTTGTTGCTCTCAAGCCACAAACCTATAGCTTCATCAAGACATTGTGCAAAAACTTGAGCTTGATAATTTTGTCTTTTTTGAGCAAAAAACTCAAGCGCAGCTTGCAAGGCTAAAAACTCGCCCAAACTATCCCAACGCAAGTGATTTTCTTCTATAAGCTGTTCAACTTGTTTTGGTGCTGAGCCACCTGCTCCTGTTTCAAACATCGCTCCACCAGCAAGCATAGGCACAACTGAAAGCATTTTTGCACTCGTGCCAAGCTCAAGTATAGGAAAAAGATCGGTTAGATAATCCCTTAAAACATTGCCCGTAACACTGATGACATTTTTACCCTCACGGATAAGCTCTAAGCTTCTTAAACACGCTTGTTTTGGGCTTAGAATTTTTAAATTTGCGTTTTGTTCTTTAAGTCTAGCTTTAACAAGCTCTATCATGATCTTATCGCTTGCTCTGTTTTCATCAAGCCAAAAAATAGCTTCCTCGCCACTTAATTTTGCCCTTTCAATGCCTAAATCAATCCAATTCACAATAGCATCGTATTTAGCCTCGCAAGCTCTAAATATGTCACCTTTTTGCACTTTTTGCTCGATTAAAAGCTCATTATCCCCAGTAAGTATGCGAAAAACTCCATCTTCTTTAGCGATGAAAGTTTTATCGTGTGAGCCGTATTCTTGAGCTTTTTTTGCCATTAAGCCCACATTTGACACACTGCCTAATTTGCTTGGATCAAGCGTGCCATTTTTATGTAAGTCCTCAAGCACAGCTTCATACACTACAGCATAAGTTTTATCAGGGATCAAAGCATTTGTATCTTGCACCTGCCCTTTGGCATTATAAAGCTTTGCGCCATTTTTAATCATCGCTGGCATAGAAGCATCAACAATCACATCACTTGGAACATGTAAATTCGTAACACCTTTATCTGAATTTACCATAGACAAAGCCGCACTTTTGCTTAAAATTTCTTCATAAGCTTGTAAAATTTCAGCCTTTTTACTTGAGTTTTCAATCTTGCTTAAAAGCTCGCTTATACCATTGTTTTCATTGATACTTAAAGTCTTAAATTCATCTTCAAAGCGAGCAAAGAGCTCCTTAAAATACACTCTCACACAATGTCCAAAAATCACCGGATCGCTTACTTTCATCATCGTTGCTTTAAGGTGTAAAGAAAGTAACAAATCTTCATCTTTGCTGAGCTTGATTTGCTCTTCATAAAAGCTATCAAGTGCTTTTGCACTCATAAAAGAAGCGTCTAAAATTTCATTTTCTTCAAGCTTTATCTCATCTTTTAAAATGATTTTTTCGCCTTTGTTGTTTGTAAATTCTATACGAGCTATACTTGGCTTTGTGATTAAAACTGCTTTTTCATTAGAGAAAAAATCGCCCTCTTTCATATAAGCCACTCTTGTTTTTGAGCTTTTTTCAAAAGGTACGACTTTATAGGGATTGCATTTGGCGTATTCTTTTACAGCCTTTGTTGAGCGGCGATCTGAATTGCCTTGTCTTAGCACAGGATTTACAGCTGAACCTAAAACTTTAGCATATCTTGCTTTAATCTCTTTTTCCTTTTCATCTTTTGGTTCATCAGGAAACTCTGGCAAAGCAAAGCCTTTTTCTTGAAGCTCTTTAATGGCAGCTTTAAGCTGGGGGATAGAAGCTGAGATATTTGGTGTTTTAATGATAATAGCTTGTGGGCTTTTTACAAGTTCAGAAAGCTTGTCAAGCGCGTCCTCACAGCGTTGTTCTTCTTTTAAATACTCAGGAAAACTTGCAAGTATGCGGGCAGCCAAAGAAATATCAGCTGTTTTTATAGTGATATTTGCCGAAGCTAAAAAGGCTTTGATAATCGGTAAAAAAGAGTAAGTCGCAAGGGCTGGGGATTCATCTGTGAGTGTGTAAGTCATCAGTATTCCTTTGTTTTTTCATTATTCAAGCTTAATTATACACAAAAAGCAAAATTTTTGAGTTCTTTTTCATAATAAGCTTTTTAAAAAGTGTATTTTAAGCATTTTATAAGCTTACTCAAACCAAGTTGATGGTATATCAATGATGTTTTTAAGTAAGTTAAAAGGAAGTTTTAAAGTCTCTTTGATGATTTGAGTTTTAAACTTTGGATTATCAAGATCGCCTTCAACTAAAATTTGTGTAGAAATGACACGATCTTTGCCAAGTATGATTTGATTGATGATAGGCACTTTTGAGATGATATCTGTGGCGGATTTTAGTGTTTGAAGCTCAAGTTCAAGATCAAGTTTTTTATCATCAAGGTTTATATCCCCAACACCTAAAATATCGACACTATCTCCATCAAGCGTAAGAGCTTGTATGGTGATTTTATTTTTTTGTTTTTCAAAAAGCACAGCACCTTTTTGTATGCTTAAGCCTTTTTCGTTAAAGGTTGGACTTTTAAAAAGCAATAAACTCGGTATAGTATCGATAAAACTAATGAGCTGATTATGAAATTTAAGCTCTTTGAAATAAGTATCATTCATGATAATCTCACCATTAAAACGCTCAAAACCACTTCCTTTGATATGAAGTTCAAAATTTCCTTTTTCAACTATGTTTGAGCCAAAAAATTCATTAAGCGTTTTGTCATTTACCTTATTGATCTTGCCAACAAGCTGTTTTTCATCTTTATTAAGCTCATATATAGCTTC contains:
- a CDS encoding NADP-dependent isocitrate dehydrogenase, with translation MLMTYTLTDESPALATYSFLPIIKAFLASANITIKTADISLAARILASFPEYLKEEQRCEDALDKLSELVKSPQAIIIKTPNISASIPQLKAAIKELQEKGFALPEFPDEPKDEKEKEIKARYAKVLGSAVNPVLRQGNSDRRSTKAVKEYAKCNPYKVVPFEKSSKTRVAYMKEGDFFSNEKAVLITKPSIARIEFTNNKGEKIILKDEIKLEENEILDASFMSAKALDSFYEEQIKLSKDEDLLLSLHLKATMMKVSDPVIFGHCVRVYFKELFARFEDEFKTLSINENNGISELLSKIENSSKKAEILQAYEEILSKSAALSMVNSDKGVTNLHVPSDVIVDASMPAMIKNGAKLYNAKGQVQDTNALIPDKTYAVVYEAVLEDLHKNGTLDPSKLGSVSNVGLMAKKAQEYGSHDKTFIAKEDGVFRILTGDNELLIEQKVQKGDIFRACEAKYDAIVNWIDLGIERAKLSGEEAIFWLDENRASDKIMIELVKARLKEQNANLKILSPKQACLRSLELIREGKNVISVTGNVLRDYLTDLFPILELGTSAKMLSVVPMLAGGAMFETGAGGSAPKQVEQLIEENHLRWDSLGEFLALQAALEFFAQKRQNYQAQVFAQCLDEAIGLWLESNKAPSRKVKEDDNRTSHFYLALYWANELARQGNEKSIQNTFKEVALALSSNEEQIRAEFIDAQGHKVDLGGYYKFDDTKANAVMRASKTFNEILENIGTR